The Globicephala melas chromosome X, mGloMel1.2, whole genome shotgun sequence genome contains the following window.
AGTtgaggacattggtccacaagagacctcccagctccatgtaatataaaacggcgaaaatctcccagagatctccatctcaacgccaagacccagctccactaaacGACAAGCAAGCTCCAGTGGTGGACACCCttcgccaaacaactagcaggacaggaacacaaccccacccattagcagagaggctgcctaaaatcataatagggccacagacaccccaaaacacaccaccagacgtggacctgcccaccagaaagacaagatccagccccatccaccagaacacaggcactagtcccctccaccaggaagcctacacaacccactgaaccaaccttagccactgagggcacacaccaaaaaacaacgggaactatgaacctgcagcctgtgaaaaggagaccataaacacagtAATCTAagaaaagtgagaagacagagaaacacacagcagaggaaggagctaggtaaaaacccaccagacctaacaaatgaagaggaagtaggcagtctacctgagaaagaattcagaataatgatagtaaagatgatccaaaatcttggaaatagaatggagaaaatacaagaaacatttaaaaaggacctagaagaactaaagaacaaacaatgatgaaaaacacaataaatgaaatcaaaaattctctagaagggatcaatagtagaataactgaggcagaagaacggataagtgacctggaagataaaatagtggaaataactactgcagaacagaataaagagaaaagaattgaggacagtctcagtgacctctgggagaacattaaatgcaccaacattcaaattataggggtcccagaagaagaagagaaaaagaaagggacggagaaaatatttgcagagattatagttgaaaacttccctaatatgagaaaggaaatagttaatcaagtccaggaagcacagagagtcccatacaggataaatccaaggagaaacacgccaagacacatattaatcaaactatcaaaaatttagaaatcataaagatcacaaagaaatcataaagagcagatcagaaatcaatgaaaaagaaatgaaggaaaatatagcaaagatcaacaaaactaaaagctggttctttgagaagataaacaaaattgatagaccattagccagactcatcaagaaaacaagggagaagactcaaatcaatagaattagaaatgaaaaaggagaagtaacagctgacactgcagaaatacaaaagatcatgagagattactacaagcaactctatgccaataaaatgaacaacctggaagaaatggacaaattcttagaaatgcacaaccttccaagactgaaccaggaagaaagcgaaaatatgaacagaccaatcacaagcactgaaattgaaactgtgattaaaaatcttccaacaaacaaaagcccaggaccagatggcttcacaggcaaattctatcaaacatctagagaagagataacacccttccttctcaaactcttccaaaagatagcagagggaggaaacactcccaaactcattctacgagcccaccaacaccctgatactaaaaccagaaaaagatgtcacaaaggaagaaaactacaggccaatatcactgatgaacatagatgcaaaaatcctcaacagaatactagcaaacagaattcaacagcacattaaaaggatcatacaaaaaaaaaaaaaaaaaggatcatacgccatgaacatgtgggctttatcccaggaatgcaaggattcttcaatatacacaaatcaacgtgatacaccatattaacaaactgaaggagaaaaagcgtatgatcatctcaatagatgcagagaaagcttttgacaaaattcaacacccatttaggataaaaaccctgcagaaagcaggcatacagggaactttcctcaacattataaagggcatatatgacaaacccacagccaacattgtcctcaatggtgaaaaactgaaatcatttcctctaagatcaggaacaagacaaggcttcccactctcaccactagtattcaacatagttttggaagttttagtcacagcaatcagagaagaaaaagaaataaaaggaatccaaatctgaaaagaagaagtaaagctgtcactgtttgcagatgacatgatactatacatagagaatcctaaagatgctaccagaaaactactagagctaatcaatgaatttggtacagtagcaggataaaaaattaatgcacagaaatctcttgcattcctatatactaatgatgaacaatgtgaaatcaagaaaacactcccatttaccattgcaacaaaaagaataaaatatctaggaataaacctacctaaggagacaaaagacctgcatgcagaaaattatgagacactgttgaaagaaattgaagatgatagcaacagatggagagatacaccatgttcttggattggaaggatcagcattgtgaaaatgattctactacccaaagcaatctacagattcaatgcaatccctatcaaactaccactggcatttttcacagaactagaacaaaaaatttcacaatttgtatggagacacagaagaccccaaatagccaaggcaattTTGAGGGAAACAAACGGAGCcggaggaatcatgctcctggacgtcagactatactacaatgctacagtaatcaggacagtatggtactggcacaaaaacagaaatatagatcaatggaacaggatacaaagtccagagataaacccatgcacctacggtcaactaatctatgacaaaggaggcaaggatatacaatggagaaatgacagtctcttcaataagtagtgctgggaaaactggacagctacatgcaaaaggatgaaattagaacactccctaacaccatacacaaaaatatactcaaaatggattagagacctaaaggGAAGACGAGACAGAATTTATATACTTACACAGCTTAAAACATGTATTCAGCTGCTGGTAACTCTGTTCCTCTATCAAATAAATGATCATAGGTTAGGTGTTTCATCTGAGAATGAGATTTATAATTGCATTTACAATGGGACACATTTAAGCATAAGTCTGATAATATTTAGTAATCACAAGAACTGCTTGAATTGCATGTTTTAGTCCAGATGGTACGTTTATATAATATTACTATTTAATTTACCAGTGTCCACAAGAGAGGACAGAAGGATATATTCCACAGAGAGTATCACAGCACTATCTAATAAGCCCAGCCTCAAGTCCTTTTTTGAAATGAGGCAGGGTGTAAATCAATATGAAATCAACATGGCCATAATTCCTTTTATGTGTAGGTCTTTTTGGTCTCCCCATCACTACTCAATCTCCACGTAAAGGCCGTGTCCCATTAAGTTCACTGCCAACTGCTGTGCCACCCTGTCCACCCACCTGATTGCCATCACCTCCCACTTTTAGATGTTCCCCATCATGATTAAAGCCTTCGGTTCTCCCATCATGGTTTTCAGCCCCTCCCCCATTACCACCATGATTCTGGGAATTCGACATGCTGGGGAGCCCCCGCCaacctcccagcctcccaggccTGGACTCTCTCACAGCCAGTGAGGGACTAAGTCCTCTATCCCCACAACCTCGGCCAGCTACTCACCTCAGGACCCCACACCATCACCATGGGAATACGCTCCCCGAAATCAGGGGAGCAGCATCCCACCCTGACCACACCCTCCACCcctccaacccccccccccatgaGACGGCCCCTCCTGGATGTCCCACAGACACCTCACCTACAAATGACAAAAACGACAGGAGTCAGAAGCACAGCCATGCGTTGAAACACTTTAATAGCAGTGCTGAGGGCAGAAGGCCTCCCTCATCCGTGGGCAGTTTGGGGGCGAGAAGAGGCTGCTGATGAGGTCCGGCCGGGTTCTGGGGCCAGGGCATCACTACTTCTCCTTGGGCAGGGGCAGCTCAGCAGTGGACAGAAGGTGCTGGGCTCGAAGAGGCAGCTGAGGCGCTTGTTGTTGTCCAGTGCCCTCTGCACGTGCTCGGGGTGATGCGCATATTGTGGTTGTTGAGGGCCTCCCTGCTCCACGGTGTTGACCGCCACATACTCGAGGTTGCTGGTCTGGAACACAGCAGTGGACGAGCTCAGGCACTGGGCGTAGCAAGCCTCTTGCAGGAGGAGCTTCATGCGGCTCACGGGGAACTGCAGCTCGGCTCTTCTGGAGTGGAAGAGGTAGCGTTTCTTTTGACAATGATAGAACCAGAAGCTTCTTTTCTGTGACATGATGTTGGCTGGGTTCTGCCCTGATCAGTTCACCTTGATTGTCCTGCTGGCCTGGGTCTCTCGAGAGGCCAGTGTGTCTTTCTGCCTGCAGTATCCCTGCACTCCAGCCTTTTATTGGTCAGGGTGCTACCTTTGTGACAGCTCAGACTTTGTGAGTCATCGGTGTCCACTGGGCCCTGATCAGGACTGGCCTAGAAATGTCTGTGATAGGAATCTGGTCTCTCTGCTGAAAGGACTCTCTTTTTCAGGGAACTCTTAACTTTGTATCAGTACTAGACTTCAGCATTCTACCTAAAAATGTGTTTCAATGGAAAACTGCTCCTTGTCTATAGGACACAACTCCCTGTTATTTGATTCTAGCCTCACACTATCTTTGAGCCCTTTTACATCCTTTTGTAAGTTGTAGGTCGCTGATAGATACCCACAACCTCCAGTGGAGGCTCAATTGTCCCCTTCATACGATAATCAAACCAATTTTGCCCCTGTTTACATATTCATCTTACTATTCCTGGTCAATATTCCTGTTTCTGTTCTTTGGTTTCTCTTGTCAACTAGTTATAATATCTGCCAAGTTCCTTACgtgataaataaaatgttttaatatgtgtTCCTATCTGGGTAAGTGGTATGATTTTATACTTGCTTGATAATTACCTTTAAGTGTTCTGGAAGACACACCCATATGTCCAATTATTTCACCTATCAGAGCCAGGTAACTACAATGACAGAGAAGTAACCCACATGAACATTTAAGGCCCAGGCATGTCTTTTCCTGGCTCTCCAATGTGAATTCAATGCATCAGTAACACATCGTTgactctttttataattttttgttttcttctctactGATTTAatgtttctgttgtgtttttgGCTCATTTACAGCCAATAAGCTATTTCCTGCTATTGATAGCCATGGTTGGTAATtgggttttcagttttctttttctttttttattaaggtaAAGTCCACATAAACAAAATTCACCATTTCAGCCATTGTAAGTGTATAATTcagcgttttttaaaaaatatattcacaatgttgtgagaGTATCAGTTCAAATTCCAGAATAGTTTCagcacccccaaaagaaactccatacccttTAAGCTGTAAGGCCttattcctctctccccaccagcctccgacaatctactttctgtcttcatgggtttacctattctagatattttacataaatggactcatacaataaGGGGCATCTtgtatctggtttctttcacttagcatgttttcaaggttcatccacattatagcatgtatcagtacttcaattcatttttaaggctgaaaaacagtccattttatgtatatatcacattttctttatctcttcatcaGTTCATAGACATTTTGGTTTTTTCTACTTTtgggctattaaaaataatgccgctataaacatttatgtacaagtttttgtgttaaCATATGGCTTCAATTTTCTTGTACACATAACCTAAAAGTGCAATTGCTTGGTCATGTGGTGAGAATTTGTATTTATGATTTGCCATTTGAAGATCTCTCTAGATTGCTGGTTTGTACAGATCTAGTTCCCATGGGGTGAGAGACAacacagaatctggttcatcagtctttttgtctatttttgagCTCACATCAATGAAGAATTTCATACCCTCTGGGAGGAGAAGAGCTATTTGATATCTGTACCAGGGAGGTTCACTGTTTCTGTGTTTATACTTGACCTGTTCCTGAAATTGTAGAATTGAAGCTATAAGCTCTACTTCTCCATGCTTGTATGTCTATGTGCCTGTAATTCAGAAATGCCTTCACCTCTGATTGTGTACGTAAAGTTTTCCTACACAGTATTAATATAGTAGATTATAAATTATCGGAAATTAAAGGCGCCTCTGTTCTGACTGGCATATCTAGATAAACAATTGCTTACATAAATTGAGTATTCCTAAAATTTcctgaaaataaggaaactgaatttcTGACCCTTTAAATATACTCCATTATAAAAATGGAGTATAAAAAGATTCTTCCATAAAACAACTCAGAttcattttaagaatttaaattcatataatttaaatatttggtgaaaaGGATTAGTTTCATCTTTAGTGTTTAATGTAAAGGAATATGTTCTCTCTCATTTACCAGTGTCAAGTATAACACAAACACACTTTTTTTGTACTTGGGAATGTTTTTCCTTAACTTACACAGGTTTACTGATCAAATAAAGCAGCATTACTTTTCGTTACTATTTAACATTATGAagatataaattcatttttaaccaAATTGAACCATCATTCAAGCCACCTTTTATTTCCACAGTAATAAGGTTTTGCAGCTTGCAGAAAGTTCAAGACAATATGAAAAGGAACACAAATCTGTGTTAAAAGTTTGCCAAATCTGGCTCAGGTTTGATGGGTTcattcataaaattataaaagagagTTTGTGGTTCCTTTAGAATGAAATACTACAGTGATATAAACCTAAAATTTAATGTCCTCTCTGAAAATAGTAAAGTCCTTGTAGCATTGTTCTGCTCTTAATAAGACGTTGTTAAAAAGTTCGCTCTTCATCTTTTATGGTAATATGTTCAAAAAGAGATTCTATATCGCACCAAAATGACATTACACATTCTGTTTCTAATTTACAGGCTCACTTACCTCTTAAGATAAACAAATACCCTACAATACTGTAAGTGTTAAGGATTTGTGTTTATTTAAATACTGAGTTTATCAAATACTGTATTGTCCCTTTTATCAAAAGATAGCCTTGATACAACCATTTGTGTTTACCTGGGTGCCTACTGGTGACTCCTCAAGGCCGGCTTCCCCTCTATCCATGTACTTCCTGCTCAATTCTGCCTTAGGTGGGATACTCCTTCCACTCTTGGCCCTCCTGGTAGATTCCTCCCTAGGCTGATGGACTGTACTCTCATGCACCTCTTGCCGTGCCCTCCCTTAGGCTGGCTGCACCTTCCACACCTGCACTTCTTGCCATATCTTCACCTAGGACAGATGCACACTCCACCTTCCACTTCCTTCAATGTCCTGCTCTAGGCTGAAGCATCCCCATCCTCTGCACTTAGCCTCTTCACACCTAGTTGCTCTCTTAACTCGTGGGGTACCTGCTGGATCCTCCTTAGACTGGCTGTCCCACCATGATGAACTTAGAACCGAGCCCTCCCCTAGCTGCACCTTCCAGCCACACACCTCCAGCTGAGTTGTCTCCTAAGTGAATGCTCACTCTCCCATACTTCTCCTGCTGAGTCCTACCCTGGGCTGGCTGTAACCGCCACCCACGCATCACCTAACAAGTATGGCCCAAGGTTGACTACACCCTCCATCCATGTACCTCCTGGTCAGTCTTCCCCTAAACAGAATACTGCCTCCATTCATGCACTTCCAGCCTATTCCTCCTCTAGACTGGCTGAAACCTCCACCTTTGCATCTCCTTCTGAATCTTCCTCTAGGCTAGCTGAAACCAACACTCATGCACTTTCTGCTGGGTCCTCCCTTACAATGGCTGCTTTCTGCACTGATGCCCCTCCTTTACTTCTCCCTCAGGCTAGATGCAACCTCTTTGGCTGCATAGATTGTCAGTTTATCTGTCAGTTTATCCTCTAGGGGGCAATTCCAATCCTTACGCAACTCCTGCTGAGTCCTCCTTGAATGGATGCTTCCTTTACCCATGCAGCTCCTGCCATTTCCTCTCCTAGGCTGACTGCACTCTCCAACTATGAAGCACTTGCCACGTCCTCCCTTGGGCTAGCATAACCACCCACTGATACACTTTCTATCAAGTCTTCCCTTAACCTAAATGAGTCCTCTTTTCATGGATCTCCTGCTTAGTCCTTGCCTAGGCTTCATTCTTCTCTCCCACTATGTACTTCCTGATGGCCTGAGCCTAGGCTGGCTCCACCCTGCACCACACAACACGTGCTGTGCATCCTCAACCATACACACCCGGCCATATCCTCCTCTCAGCTAGGCAGTCCCTCCACCCATACACCTCCTGCCGGACTCTGCCTTAGGATGGGTTCACCTTTGTCCATTCATGCATCTCTTCCTATTCCTCCCCAGGTTAGGAAGTCACTAAAACCCTATACCTTCTGCTGTGTCCTCCACCAATCTGATGATACCCCTCACCCATGAGCCTCCTGCTGAGTCCTCACCTAGGGTGAGCGAGTCTCATTCTAGACTGGATGCTTTCTTCACTCATGCATTTCTTACAATGTCCTCCCCTCTGCTGTCTGCTGCTTCTGCCCAAGCTCTTCCTGCCTGGTTTTTCTCCAGGCTGGTTGAACGCTTTATAACATGTAGTTCCTGCTAGGTCCTCTTTTACATGCCTGCGTTCCATCCATGCACTTTCTGCCAGGTCCTTCCTAGGTTGGCTGTACCCAAGTACCTCTGACTGTGTCCAACCCTAGGATGGATGCTCCCTGGACCCATGCACATATTGCTGACTCCTCCTTGAGGCTGTCTGCACCCTCCACTCATACACTTCCTTTAATATCACCCCCTAGGTTAGATGCTCCCTTCACCTATTTACGTCCTGCACCGTCCTCGCCAAACCTGGCTGATACCTTGACTCATGCATTTCCTGCTGGGTCCTCCTTACACTGGCTGCTCCCACTACCCGCGACCTTACAGCCAGATATGCCCCACACTCACCCCACCCTTGCAACTCCCGCCAAGACCTCCCCTAGGGTAGATGCTCTCTCCAGCCATGCACTTCCTGCCATGTCCTTTCCTGGGCTACATGTTCCTTCCATCTATGCACTGCCTGCCTATTCCTCCCCTTGGCTGGCTGCATGCTCCCTAGTGCATGCACCACTTGACAATTCCTCTCCCTAGGTTGAGTGTACCCTGCTCCCTTTCACCTTCTGCCGAATCCTGTCTTATTCTTGCTGTGCCCTGTATCTATATACCTCCTAAAGATTCCTCCAGCCATGCACTTTCAGCCCGTTCCTCTAGCTGCACCCTCCATGTTTACAGATCTTTTTGATTCCTCCAATAATTTGGCTGCATCTTTCATGCACGTAGTACCCGCTGGATCCTTGCGTGGAATGGCTGCTTCCTACACACGTGAACTTCCTACCAATCCTACCTTAGGCTGAATACTACACTTCTGCCCATGAaccttctcctccctccactgATTCTCATGCTGTTGGTTCTCTAAGGAGACTGGAATACTCCCTCAAGCCTTCTGCTTCCTGCCATTCCACGCTTTTTGACTGCATGCTCCCTCCACCCATGCACCTCCTGCCTAGTCTTCCCTAGGCTTCCTGAATTCTCCAGATGTGCACCTGCTGATGATGGGCCCCACAGCACTTCCTGCTGGTTCTCATAGGCTCACTGCCTATTTTACCCATGCACTGCCTGCAGGCCTTCCTCCTAAGCTGGCTTCACTTTCCTATCTTGTAACTATTTCCACTTCTTCCCCTTGGCTAGATTCCCCTTCAACCAATGAATAGCCCACTTGATCCTACTATAAGCTGGATGTTTTCTCCACCCATGTGTTTTTTGTAATTTCCTCCTTTCTGCTGGGTCTTCCCTCTTCCCATGTGCTTCCATATATGTTGGTCCCTTGGATGGCTGCACTCTCCACCCATGGATCATCTTTCAATACCTCCCCTTGGGTGGTTGCGGTGTACACATCTGTGTACCCTGACATGTCCTATCCCAGGCTGGCTTCACCCTCCACTCATGAACTTCTGGTCTTCTCTTTGGCTGTATGCTCCCTCCACCCATGATCTGCCCACTTGGTCCTACCACAGGCTATACGTTCCCTCCTCCCTTGCATCTCTTGCTGAGACCATACTTAGTCTGGATGCTTCCTCTTCCCATGCACATCCTGGTGTATTTTTAACTCCAGCTACACACTTCCTACCTGATCCTCCAATAGCCTGGCTACACCTTTCACCATGCACTTCCTGCCATAACTTTCCCTGTGCTGGCTGGAACCTCGTTCATGCATCTCTTGCTGGCACCCTATAAGCTGGCTTCATTCTATACCTATACCCTTCCATATGATACATGATCTCTCCACCATTTACTTCTTATTGATCCTCCCCTAGGCTAGCTGTACCATGCACACAAGCAACTACTGCAATGTGCTGCCTTAGACTGGCTGCCCTGTACAATACTGGGTCTCCTCCAGATTCTTATCCCAAGATTCAGGCCTTCTCCACCCATGCACATCTTACCATGTGCTCCTTTAAGCTGTCTGTAACCACCTTAACGAACTCCCAAAGCCTCTCCTAGACTGGATACTCTCCACCTACATACTTACTGCCAGAAATCCCCTTTGGATGGCTCCCCCCACACCCCGCACCAAGCATGAAGGCTAACCTAGTCCCTCCCTAGACATAAAGTTCTTTACATCCGTGCATTTTCTACCTACTCAccccccaggctgcctttacatATCACCTCCTTCCAGATCCTTCACACATCACCTCCATACAGAACTCATGCACCACTGGCCACGTCCTACCTATTCTGCCTGCACCCTCTGACGCACCTGCATCAGAATACTCTTCTAGCCTGCAATCTTTCTCCATCTATTCAACTCCATAGGCTAGCTCCAGGTTTTCCCTAGGCTAGCTACATGATTCACTCATGCACTTCCTGTGGCTTTCCTTACGCTAGATATAAACTCCCTGACTGCACCTGACACCAGGTTCTCCACCAGGCTAGCTGCTCCCCTCTTCCATGAGCTACATTCTGGTCTACCACTTGGCTGGATGCTCACTCTACCCATAAACCACCTACTTGTCCTGCCATAGGATGaatatcccccccacccccacccaggcaCCTTTGGCCAAGCTCTCATCTAGTCTGAATATTCACTTGTCCCAGATCTTGCTGGTTTCTGACAGAGGCTGGCTGCAACCTCTAATGCTGCGTATTCTACCCGGTCTTACCACAGCCTGGCTACACTTTTAACTCATGCACCTTCTGGCACAATTTCCCCTACACTAGCTGAAACCTCATCCATGCATCTCATGCTGGAGGCATTCTACACCCCTGCTCTGCCTGCAATATTCTTCCATTTCAATTTTCACTAACAATACCACCAAGCAGGATGAATTGAGAAGCACATTCTCTGAACTAGAACAAGGTAGATGTTCCCAAAGATGGTATGAACCTAATTCCAGGCTTCCAGGCTACAGTGGCCAGCAGAACATG
Protein-coding sequences here:
- the H2AL3 gene encoding histone H2A-like 3 — translated: MSQKRSFWFYHCQKKRYLFHSRRAELQFPVSRMKLLLQEACYAQCLSSSTAVFQTSNLEYVAVNTVEQGGPQQPQYAHHPEHVQRALDNNKRLSCLFEPSTFCPLLSCPCPRRSSDALAPEPGRTSSAASSRPQTAHG